In the genome of Croceimicrobium hydrocarbonivorans, one region contains:
- the ccsA gene encoding cytochrome c biogenesis protein CcsA: MEYIGEHLLPGFIGRLSVSTAFVSALVAMVAYYLNDRTQNAGYRKIARYSFGLHSLATLGIVLSLFYLLLNHYFEYDYVWKHSSLNLEPRFVFSAFWEGQEGSFILWLFWNAVLGLILMFKAKDWENHSMMVFSAVQAFIASMVLGVYPLGLKIGSSPFVLMRETAENIGLPWTQLANYLERFPAFMDGTGLNPLLQNYWMTIHPPTLFLGFASTLVPFALAMAALIKGDFKSWVKPALPWAFFSVGILGLGILMGGAWAYEALSFGGFWAWDPVENSSLVPWIVMAGAAHLLLIYRNKRAGLSAAFIMSLLSFILILYSTFLTRSGILGDSSVHSFVDLGLSGQLLIYLLFFSVLALGLFLWRYKKIPKSKSDDDLSSREFWMFIGSLILFISAFQIIFSTSLPVINKLIGPEGLIPILSENKAPHLDPIAHYHSWQLPFALVIAILMAIGQFLRYGKTASKVFWRGISISLILSIALASYTAQVYYLWSEPLYLALLYSGIFAVFSNLWYWLISGKANWSFAGSSVAHIGFALILVGALISNGRKQVISRSQVFTENQAANENIQMLQGDSLKLGPYTGVYEGVEMEGQKQFYKVSYFNNPGDSEPLFQLRPFLQFSDQMGPNPNPDTKHYWNYDIYTHITYSSELEVASPDGFGNEAEVSLGQGDTAIYEGHFVVLDSTLANFVGNEERQEILAGKLTAHLRLINPMGTEFPIQPAFVVENDFKEFRDTVLAMQGFKFRFEDVDPDKNEIQIRAWTKVDPIEKPYIVQKAIVFPMINILWIGSILMVIGSFIAVWQRVKRS, encoded by the coding sequence ATGGAATACATTGGCGAACACCTCCTCCCCGGCTTTATCGGCCGCCTTTCTGTTAGTACGGCTTTTGTAAGTGCCTTGGTGGCGATGGTGGCCTACTACCTTAATGACCGCACCCAAAATGCCGGCTACCGCAAAATTGCCCGTTATTCCTTTGGATTGCATAGCCTTGCCACCCTTGGCATTGTTCTAAGCCTCTTCTACTTATTGCTCAACCATTATTTCGAATACGACTACGTTTGGAAGCACTCCTCCCTAAACTTGGAGCCTCGCTTTGTTTTTAGTGCTTTTTGGGAAGGTCAGGAAGGCAGCTTTATTCTGTGGCTCTTTTGGAATGCCGTTTTAGGTCTCATCCTGATGTTTAAGGCCAAGGATTGGGAAAACCACAGCATGATGGTCTTCTCAGCCGTGCAGGCTTTTATCGCTTCCATGGTTTTAGGCGTTTACCCCTTAGGCTTAAAAATTGGCAGCAGTCCTTTTGTATTGATGCGGGAAACCGCCGAAAATATCGGTCTACCCTGGACGCAATTAGCGAATTACCTGGAGCGCTTTCCAGCCTTTATGGATGGTACCGGATTAAATCCCTTGCTCCAAAACTATTGGATGACCATACATCCACCTACCCTTTTCTTGGGCTTTGCCTCTACCCTGGTTCCCTTTGCATTAGCAATGGCGGCCTTAATTAAAGGCGATTTTAAATCCTGGGTAAAACCTGCCCTGCCCTGGGCTTTCTTTAGTGTGGGCATTTTAGGATTGGGTATTTTAATGGGAGGTGCTTGGGCTTACGAAGCTTTAAGTTTTGGCGGATTCTGGGCCTGGGACCCGGTAGAAAATTCATCCTTGGTGCCCTGGATAGTAATGGCCGGTGCAGCCCACCTATTATTGATTTACCGCAATAAGCGCGCGGGCCTCAGTGCAGCCTTTATCATGAGCCTACTCAGCTTTATCCTTATTCTCTATTCTACCTTCCTTACCCGAAGCGGAATATTAGGCGATTCCTCCGTGCACTCCTTTGTGGATTTAGGCTTAAGTGGTCAGCTATTAATCTACCTCCTCTTTTTCAGTGTCTTGGCCTTGGGTCTTTTCCTTTGGCGCTATAAAAAGATCCCTAAAAGCAAGAGCGATGATGATCTGAGCTCCCGTGAGTTCTGGATGTTTATTGGTAGCCTGATTCTCTTTATCTCGGCCTTTCAAATCATCTTTAGCACCTCGCTGCCAGTGATCAATAAACTGATTGGCCCCGAAGGTTTAATCCCCATCCTCAGCGAAAACAAGGCGCCCCATTTAGATCCTATTGCTCATTACCACAGCTGGCAATTGCCCTTTGCTTTGGTGATCGCCATCTTAATGGCCATTGGTCAATTCCTGCGCTATGGTAAAACCGCCAGCAAGGTATTTTGGCGCGGCATTAGCATTTCTTTAATCCTCAGCATTGCTCTGGCTTCCTATACCGCACAGGTTTATTATCTCTGGTCGGAGCCCCTCTATTTAGCTTTACTCTACAGCGGAATTTTCGCGGTATTCTCCAACCTTTGGTATTGGCTCATTTCCGGAAAAGCTAATTGGAGCTTTGCTGGTAGTTCGGTAGCTCATATCGGTTTCGCCCTCATATTGGTAGGTGCCCTTATTTCCAATGGACGCAAGCAGGTGATTAGTCGCAGTCAGGTTTTCACCGAGAATCAAGCGGCTAATGAGAATATTCAAATGTTGCAAGGCGACAGTTTAAAACTGGGTCCATACACCGGCGTTTACGAAGGCGTGGAAATGGAAGGCCAAAAACAGTTTTACAAAGTATCCTACTTTAATAATCCCGGGGATAGCGAGCCACTCTTCCAATTGAGACCCTTCCTACAGTTTAGTGATCAAATGGGGCCCAATCCCAATCCGGATACCAAGCATTATTGGAATTATGACATTTATACCCATATCACCTATTCCTCCGAATTGGAAGTGGCCAGCCCCGATGGTTTTGGCAATGAAGCAGAAGTAAGTTTAGGTCAGGGTGACACTGCCATTTACGAAGGTCATTTTGTGGTGCTCGACAGTACCTTGGCCAATTTCGTAGGTAATGAAGAACGCCAGGAAATATTAGCCGGCAAGCTTACGGCACACCTGAGGTTAATCAACCCAATGGGCACTGAATTCCCCATTCAACCTGCCTTTGTGGTGGAAAACGATTTTAAGGAATTCCGCGATACGGTATTAGCAATGCAAGGCTTCAAATTTCGCTTTGAGGATGTAGATCCAGATAAGAACGAAATTCAGATTCGCGCCTGGACCAAAGTGGATCCAATTGAAAAGCCTTATATCGTTCAAAAGGCCATCGTTTTCCCTATGATCAATATCCTTTGGATAGGATCTATCTTAATGGTAATTGGCAGCTTTATCGCCGTTTGGCAACGTGTAAAACGATCCTAG
- a CDS encoding NAD(P)H-binding protein: protein MNQKISILGCGWLGLALANDLLNKGYDVSGSTTSKDRIKELSDYGISPYLIDIASIDSVIHEFLNSDLLIIAITSKSVDHFKTLVKYIEKSQVQKVIFISSTSVYPYTNGIVDENCNTLNKPLVEIEKLFTSNPSFKTTVLRFGGLFGYDRKPGLFIKQKPIIENPQGYVNLIHRDDCIEIIEQIIMKNLWAEVLNACAADHPSRRDFYLKESRKIGLESISFDENSNNEYKIISSEKLKSLLNYQFKYADLMI, encoded by the coding sequence ATGAATCAAAAGATTAGCATATTAGGATGTGGCTGGCTTGGTTTAGCATTAGCCAATGACCTGCTTAACAAAGGCTATGATGTCAGTGGTTCAACTACATCTAAGGACAGAATAAAGGAACTTTCTGATTACGGAATCAGCCCATATCTTATCGATATAGCTTCGATAGATTCTGTTATACATGAGTTTTTGAATTCCGACCTTTTAATAATCGCAATTACTTCGAAAAGTGTTGACCACTTTAAAACACTGGTGAAATATATTGAAAAGTCTCAGGTGCAAAAGGTCATTTTCATTAGTTCAACTTCGGTTTATCCATACACAAATGGGATAGTAGATGAAAATTGTAATACTTTAAATAAACCTCTTGTTGAAATAGAAAAATTATTCACTTCAAATCCTTCATTTAAGACGACTGTTTTGAGGTTTGGAGGTTTGTTTGGCTATGACCGAAAACCAGGATTGTTTATTAAACAAAAACCTATTATTGAAAACCCTCAAGGCTATGTGAATTTGATACATAGAGATGATTGCATAGAAATCATTGAGCAAATTATTATGAAGAACCTGTGGGCTGAAGTACTAAATGCCTGTGCAGCTGATCACCCAAGCAGACGAGATTTTTACCTTAAAGAATCTAGGAAGATTGGACTTGAGTCAATTTCATTTGATGAAAATTCAAATAATGAGTACAAAATTATTAGCTCTGAAAAATTAAAAAGTTTATTGAACTACCAGTTTAAATATGCTGATTTAATGATTTGA
- a CDS encoding DUF418 domain-containing protein, translating into MKICNIIWVLQLVLSFLCLRKFQQGPLEWVWRKLTYSNFDRSN; encoded by the coding sequence TTGAAGATCTGCAATATCATCTGGGTTTTACAGTTGGTTTTAAGTTTCTTGTGCTTAAGGAAATTTCAACAAGGTCCTTTGGAGTGGGTCTGGAGAAAATTAACCTATAGCAATTTTGATAGATCAAATTAA
- a CDS encoding CcmD family protein: protein MRKKINLLAVFLLPFFLQAQNAKPEMAEFFRSNGKIYVVVAIMSIIFLGVVFYLVHLDRKVNKLKKSL, encoded by the coding sequence ATGCGCAAGAAAATTAATCTTCTGGCAGTCTTTCTTTTGCCCTTCTTCCTACAGGCGCAAAATGCAAAACCGGAAATGGCCGAGTTCTTTCGCTCCAACGGAAAAATCTATGTGGTCGTTGCTATTATGTCGATCATTTTCCTGGGAGTGGTTTTCTATTTAGTTCACCTCGACCGTAAAGTCAACAAACTGAAAAAGTCCTTATGA
- a CDS encoding DUF5984 family protein, which yields MINFKLKDTKSYKPVGSSTGLSMSWYWLTEGDLWIDLGDSSLYEYSPKAQEYFGGLKSQYNEYQIIRFIEDFTALFEVISESIPNDIYRLAENSAKFLQDAQKWLDLNDAEEDQQDDFYFEKYDKLISWINRRSLDSGHLVGGPKLSFFRNKDKIRVTWQADYKLENGIDLWTAGEGSIEFSYSEFINDVKDFGDRFFKQMQEQVDLAVEKEWNGIQIDKQRLLAEHSEREIDFWKQFKLLKGKSPSETKWELIRELKSQMDEEIKRKA from the coding sequence ATGATAAACTTCAAATTAAAAGATACAAAAAGCTATAAGCCAGTGGGGTCATCTACCGGCTTAAGCATGAGTTGGTATTGGCTTACTGAGGGTGATTTGTGGATTGATTTAGGAGATTCAAGCTTGTATGAATATTCGCCTAAGGCACAAGAGTATTTCGGGGGCTTGAAATCTCAATACAATGAATATCAAATCATTCGATTTATTGAAGATTTCACCGCATTGTTTGAAGTTATTAGTGAATCAATTCCCAATGATATTTATCGGTTAGCAGAGAACTCCGCGAAATTCCTACAGGATGCTCAAAAATGGTTGGATTTAAATGATGCTGAGGAAGACCAGCAAGATGATTTCTATTTTGAGAAATATGACAAATTAATTTCTTGGATAAATAGGAGGAGTTTGGATTCCGGTCATTTAGTTGGAGGTCCTAAGCTCTCATTCTTTAGAAATAAAGACAAAATAAGAGTCACTTGGCAAGCAGATTATAAGCTTGAAAATGGAATTGACCTGTGGACGGCTGGAGAGGGGAGCATCGAATTTTCTTATTCGGAATTTATAAATGATGTTAAAGATTTTGGAGATAGATTCTTTAAACAAATGCAAGAACAGGTCGACTTAGCAGTTGAAAAGGAATGGAATGGCATTCAGATCGATAAGCAAAGATTGTTGGCTGAGCATAGTGAAAGAGAAATTGATTTTTGGAAACAGTTCAAGCTATTAAAAGGAAAGTCACCATCAGAAACAAAGTGGGAACTTATACGAGAACTGAAATCTCAAATGGATGAGGAAATAAAAAGGAAAGCCTAA
- the ccsA gene encoding cytochrome c biogenesis protein CcsA, with the protein MKGIWWKAIGVALVLYSIIQGLLGPVPALDVLNETIRVLYFHVPMWFSMILMLLLSLIYSIKTLRGNLKWDIYAEQFARTAFLLALLGLTTGMVWARFTWGAFWTNDPKLQGTAVTILTYLAYFILRNSVEDPHKRSRLAGVYNIFAFVMMIVFIGILPRITDSLHPGMGGNPGFNEYDLDDNMRRVFYPAVVGWMLMGLWISSLSIRIQKLKYAQEN; encoded by the coding sequence ATGAAAGGCATTTGGTGGAAAGCGATTGGCGTAGCATTAGTGCTCTATTCCATTATTCAAGGACTACTCGGTCCGGTTCCGGCTTTAGATGTGCTCAATGAAACCATTCGGGTTTTGTATTTCCACGTTCCCATGTGGTTTTCCATGATTCTGATGCTCTTGCTCAGCCTTATTTACAGCATTAAAACCTTAAGGGGAAATCTTAAATGGGATATCTATGCGGAGCAATTCGCGCGGACCGCATTTCTGCTTGCCCTATTAGGCCTTACAACCGGCATGGTTTGGGCTCGTTTTACCTGGGGTGCCTTTTGGACCAATGATCCCAAATTGCAAGGTACCGCGGTGACCATCCTAACTTATTTAGCCTATTTCATTCTGCGTAATTCCGTGGAAGATCCGCATAAACGCAGTCGCCTGGCGGGGGTCTACAATATTTTCGCCTTTGTGATGATGATTGTCTTTATTGGCATACTTCCTCGCATTACCGACAGTCTGCACCCGGGTATGGGCGGCAATCCCGGTTTTAATGAATACGATTTAGACGATAATATGCGAAGGGTCTTTTATCCGGCCGTTGTAGGCTGGATGCTCATGGGACTTTGGATTAGCTCCCTTAGTATTCGCATCCAAAAATTGAAATATGCGCAAGAAAATTAA
- a CDS encoding heme exporter protein CcmB yields MEVALKASLSTLPLPFMKSISKIVVLNFKLEWSERRSYFSLLIYVLSTVYLSNLVFKEQLSVQSWNAFFWVIFLFAAVQAAYRSFSYEADQRFLLYYGWLKPEHLILGKIAYNFIYLWILALCTTAVFGFFAGFPIEDPWAFITILSLSALGFSAILTLVAGISAKAGNNPALPAILSIPLLYPQILTLSHLSERSLTGFDWEINARLILVIALLALVSLLLAFLLFPYLWRD; encoded by the coding sequence GTGGAAGTAGCACTGAAGGCAAGCCTTAGCACCTTACCTTTGCCCTTCATGAAAAGCATTAGCAAGATTGTAGTCCTCAATTTTAAACTGGAATGGTCGGAGCGCCGCTCCTATTTTTCCCTCTTGATCTATGTGCTTTCTACCGTTTACCTCAGCAATCTGGTTTTTAAGGAGCAATTATCCGTACAAAGCTGGAATGCCTTTTTCTGGGTCATCTTTCTCTTTGCTGCCGTACAAGCCGCCTACCGCAGTTTTAGCTATGAGGCCGATCAACGCTTTCTACTTTATTATGGCTGGCTAAAACCGGAGCATCTTATCCTCGGGAAAATCGCCTATAACTTTATCTACCTCTGGATATTAGCCCTTTGCACCACCGCTGTTTTTGGCTTCTTTGCCGGCTTTCCCATCGAAGATCCCTGGGCCTTTATTACGATTTTGAGCTTGTCCGCTTTAGGTTTTAGCGCCATCCTCACTTTAGTGGCAGGCATATCGGCCAAAGCGGGAAATAATCCGGCTCTACCCGCCATTCTGAGCATCCCCCTGCTCTACCCTCAAATCCTCACTTTAAGCCATTTAAGTGAGCGCAGTTTAACCGGATTTGACTGGGAAATAAATGCCCGATTGATTCTAGTTATCGCCTTACTGGCATTGGTCTCGCTCCTCTTGGCCTTCCTCTTATTTCCCTACCTTTGGCGCGATTAA
- a CDS encoding ORC-CDC6 family AAA ATPase has translation MNDQINRAILQLHKRAEKYTDEELVETFVDVGPLFTLLQNSDHQILYGRRGTGKTHVLSYLKRIQTNKGDCSVYLDLRTIGSTGGLYSDTSIPLAERATRLLVDVLSSIHDQILDFTLLNDENIDLSKIGPPLESLADAFTEVKIEGPIETEETTTTSGTEKSGLTIGVSQTGVLANMNSQDEQTKGKTQRKATSGLEKHRIHFPAIQHHFKSVIENLNGKKLWIIADEWAEIPLDLQPFLGDLLRRSLFPLFGASVKIGAIEHRSNFKISKEGSEYIGIEIGADVSSVNMDEYMVFDNDDNLATEFFERLIFKHINPHLPEAIKFNSSSQLLNAAFTQKGAFTEFVRATEGVPRDAINILSQAALKARNEKISLVNLRAAARVWYTRDKEKSVSSKENALTLLRWIIDEVLGNRNARAFLLQTDVKNSLIDFLYDSRVIHLIKQSIAGQDKPGIRYNVYSIDYGCYVDLINTNRAPKGLFQAETDEGIEFIQVPMNDYRAIRRAILDLEEFKKSTKTQQLI, from the coding sequence ATGAATGATCAAATAAATAGAGCTATACTTCAACTTCATAAACGTGCTGAAAAGTATACGGATGAAGAGCTCGTTGAAACCTTTGTTGACGTGGGGCCCCTATTTACTCTTTTACAGAACTCGGATCATCAAATTCTGTATGGACGACGAGGTACAGGTAAGACTCACGTTTTAAGCTATTTAAAGAGGATACAAACCAACAAGGGAGACTGTTCCGTTTACCTAGATTTAAGAACAATAGGTTCAACAGGAGGGCTTTATTCAGACACTTCTATACCTCTAGCAGAAAGAGCAACTAGACTACTGGTTGATGTGCTCTCAAGTATTCATGATCAGATTCTAGACTTTACATTGTTAAACGATGAAAATATTGACCTATCTAAAATCGGCCCACCTTTAGAAAGTTTAGCAGATGCTTTTACTGAAGTAAAGATTGAAGGTCCTATTGAAACTGAAGAAACTACAACTACCTCAGGTACAGAAAAATCTGGTTTAACAATAGGTGTTAGCCAAACAGGGGTATTAGCTAACATGAATTCCCAAGACGAACAAACGAAAGGCAAAACGCAAAGAAAGGCGACATCTGGATTAGAAAAGCATAGAATTCATTTTCCTGCAATACAGCATCATTTTAAAAGTGTTATTGAAAATCTAAATGGTAAAAAACTATGGATAATTGCTGATGAATGGGCTGAAATACCATTAGATCTCCAGCCGTTTCTAGGAGATCTTTTAAGGCGTTCGTTATTTCCGTTGTTTGGAGCGTCTGTTAAAATTGGAGCCATCGAACATAGGTCAAATTTTAAAATCTCAAAAGAAGGTTCAGAGTATATTGGGATTGAAATAGGTGCTGATGTTTCTAGTGTAAATATGGACGAGTATATGGTCTTTGATAATGATGACAATTTGGCTACAGAGTTTTTCGAAAGATTGATTTTCAAACATATAAATCCTCACTTACCAGAAGCGATTAAATTTAATTCATCATCCCAATTATTAAACGCAGCATTTACACAGAAAGGGGCTTTCACTGAATTTGTAAGAGCAACCGAAGGAGTTCCAAGGGATGCTATCAACATCCTTTCACAAGCTGCACTTAAAGCAAGGAATGAAAAAATTTCATTGGTAAACCTAAGGGCAGCTGCAAGAGTGTGGTATACTAGGGATAAAGAAAAATCAGTTAGTTCAAAAGAAAACGCACTGACACTTCTTCGTTGGATAATCGATGAAGTATTGGGTAATAGAAACGCACGAGCCTTTTTACTTCAAACTGACGTAAAGAATTCATTGATTGATTTTCTATACGATTCAAGGGTTATTCATCTTATCAAACAGAGCATAGCTGGTCAAGATAAACCGGGGATTCGCTATAATGTGTACAGTATTGATTATGGATGCTATGTGGATCTAATAAATACTAACAGAGCTCCAAAAGGTCTATTTCAAGCTGAAACTGATGAGGGTATTGAGTTTATTCAAGTCCCCATGAATGATTATAGAGCAATCAGACGGGCTATTCTTGATTTAGAAGAATTCAAAAAAAGCACGAAAACACAACAACTTATCTAA
- a CDS encoding cytochrome c maturation protein CcmE domain-containing protein: MKRTHIALIIIIAVAMGAIMVSLGDASTYVNFEQAERNPGTKYTVIGYLDKEAAMNYDAQANRFSFGAVDKNGSKQKVIYHQPKPQDFERSEEITMKGFATDSAFIAEEILMKCPSKYNEKNEMAGNQNSYVN; the protein is encoded by the coding sequence ATGAAACGTACGCATATTGCGCTCATCATAATTATTGCCGTAGCCATGGGCGCCATTATGGTGAGCCTGGGTGATGCTTCTACCTATGTAAACTTTGAGCAGGCCGAAAGAAATCCCGGTACCAAATACACGGTAATTGGCTATTTGGATAAGGAGGCGGCCATGAATTACGATGCGCAGGCCAATCGCTTCAGCTTTGGAGCGGTAGATAAAAATGGCTCCAAGCAAAAAGTGATCTACCATCAGCCCAAGCCTCAGGATTTTGAGCGTAGTGAAGAAATTACCATGAAAGGTTTCGCTACCGACAGCGCTTTTATCGCCGAAGAAATTCTGATGAAGTGCCCCAGCAAGTACAATGAAAAGAATGAAATGGCTGGTAATCAAAACAGCTACGTGAATTAA
- a CDS encoding PIG-L deacetylase family protein codes for MSNIQSLGLLSLALLFSACSHKPSLEELQNFAATEQFPEDQFLAQESHKKALIIMAHDDDDCAMSGTIAKLTAAGWTIQQMSFQIHLMPGKKENAASIICAGNLPIVDDGIYRKGLDTMQNPYLPIPYAEIAPQFYQEKITAALIQKVNEFKPSAIFTLDNVKGGYGHPEHIYISQLVLDLFQAGKLDCQRIYQSVFTDHMEREIVDTWLKAKMEKYGYPNPSEIANEMYGIEGMPAPNVQIDIQAQAQSKMAYLRAYPENVKRNLRKFLPYYEDFKAEEYFKIFHHEYFRVIES; via the coding sequence ATGTCAAACATCCAATCCTTAGGCTTGCTTAGCCTAGCCCTCCTATTTAGCGCTTGCTCTCACAAGCCCAGTCTCGAAGAACTGCAAAACTTTGCCGCAACCGAGCAATTCCCCGAAGATCAATTTCTGGCCCAAGAAAGCCATAAAAAGGCCCTTATTATTATGGCCCACGACGACGATGATTGCGCCATGTCGGGAACCATCGCCAAGCTCACCGCTGCCGGCTGGACCATCCAGCAAATGAGTTTTCAAATCCATTTAATGCCCGGGAAAAAGGAAAATGCCGCTTCCATTATCTGTGCTGGCAATCTGCCCATTGTGGACGATGGAATCTACCGCAAGGGATTAGATACTATGCAAAACCCCTATCTGCCTATTCCCTATGCGGAAATCGCCCCACAATTTTACCAGGAGAAAATCACTGCAGCCCTGATCCAAAAGGTAAATGAATTTAAGCCCAGCGCCATTTTCACCTTAGACAATGTAAAAGGTGGCTATGGACATCCGGAACATATTTATATCAGTCAATTGGTGCTCGATCTCTTTCAGGCTGGAAAATTAGATTGCCAGCGCATCTACCAATCCGTTTTTACCGATCATATGGAACGTGAAATCGTGGATACCTGGCTTAAAGCGAAAATGGAAAAATACGGCTATCCCAATCCCAGTGAGATTGCCAATGAAATGTACGGCATAGAAGGCATGCCTGCCCCCAATGTGCAAATCGATATTCAGGCCCAAGCCCAAAGCAAAATGGCCTATTTACGCGCCTATCCAGAGAATGTGAAGCGTAACCTGCGCAAATTCCTTCCCTATTACGAAGACTTTAAGGCCGAGGAATATTTCAAAATCTTTCACCACGAATATTTCCGGGTGATTGAATCCTAA
- a CDS encoding DUF4304 domain-containing protein: MKPKLREEGFRTTGQTWWKIMDDFFILINLQNSQWNTKESLSFCFNVGIGLTENLKDPNKKRATYFDLATPLREGAYLSDKRDKHKYRRDASLGYLITEKTELEDFKNELRIDFENDILPKLNRLKTLQDCLEFYRPFTFWGERLQKQVNDLKKS; this comes from the coding sequence TTGAAGCCGAAACTCCGTGAAGAAGGTTTTAGGACCACTGGGCAAACCTGGTGGAAGATTATGGATGATTTCTTTATCCTGATTAATCTTCAAAATTCACAATGGAATACTAAAGAGAGCTTAAGCTTTTGCTTCAATGTCGGAATTGGCTTAACCGAGAACCTGAAAGACCCAAACAAGAAAAGGGCGACCTATTTTGACCTAGCGACGCCATTACGGGAAGGAGCCTACTTGTCGGATAAACGGGATAAGCACAAGTATCGACGGGACGCTTCGCTTGGCTATCTGATTACCGAGAAGACAGAGCTTGAAGATTTCAAAAATGAACTTAGGATCGATTTTGAGAATGATATTCTACCAAAATTAAATCGACTAAAGACGCTTCAAGACTGTTTAGAATTCTATCGACCATTTACCTTTTGGGGAGAGCGACTTCAAAAACAGGTGAACGATCTAAAGAAAAGCTAA
- a CDS encoding glutathione peroxidase: MKRILLSFLALGLLASCNQNSETALKSEKLAFNEASNKVEAESPSFYDFTVTDLNGEQFSFSQLEGKRVLIVNTASKCGFTPQYEDLQALYEKHGGEKFTIIGFPCNQFGKQEPGTNEEIASFCQKNYGVSFPMMDKIDVKGDEQAPIYHWLTDKDLNGVDDAKVSWNFNKFLIDENGKWIAHHGSRTNPLDEEIVAFAMGK, from the coding sequence ATGAAACGCATTCTCCTGTCCTTTCTCGCTCTCGGCCTATTGGCCAGCTGTAATCAGAATAGCGAAACGGCTCTAAAAAGTGAAAAACTGGCATTCAATGAGGCTAGCAATAAAGTAGAAGCTGAAAGTCCCTCCTTCTATGATTTTACCGTAACCGATCTCAATGGTGAGCAATTCAGTTTTTCCCAATTAGAAGGGAAAAGAGTATTGATTGTAAATACCGCCAGTAAATGTGGTTTCACCCCGCAATACGAAGATCTACAAGCCTTATACGAAAAGCATGGCGGCGAGAAATTCACCATTATTGGATTCCCTTGCAATCAGTTTGGCAAGCAAGAGCCGGGCACCAATGAGGAGATCGCCAGTTTTTGCCAGAAGAACTATGGTGTGAGCTTCCCCATGATGGATAAGATAGATGTGAAAGGCGATGAGCAAGCACCCATCTACCATTGGCTTACCGACAAAGATTTAAATGGGGTGGATGATGCCAAGGTGAGCTGGAACTTCAATAAATTTTTAATTGACGAAAATGGAAAGTGGATTGCCCATCATGGCAGTCGCACCAATCCCCTGGATGAAGAAATTGTGGCCTTCGCCATGGGTAAATAA
- a CDS encoding iron chaperone: protein MNAVEEYIAAFPAEVQERLHQIRNLILKEAAQAEEKIAYGMPAYKTFGKPLIYFSAFKKHIGLYATPSGHAAFEKELSSYKQGKGSVQFPLDQELPLDLIADIIRFRLKENQSKAKA, encoded by the coding sequence ATGAATGCAGTGGAAGAATACATTGCCGCTTTTCCCGCCGAGGTGCAGGAGCGGCTGCATCAAATCCGCAATTTGATCTTAAAAGAGGCAGCACAGGCCGAGGAAAAAATCGCCTATGGCATGCCCGCCTACAAAACCTTTGGCAAGCCACTTATTTATTTTTCCGCCTTTAAAAAGCATATTGGTCTATACGCTACCCCCAGTGGACATGCCGCTTTCGAAAAAGAGCTATCCTCCTACAAACAAGGGAAAGGTTCGGTGCAATTTCCTTTGGATCAAGAACTACCCTTGGATTTAATAGCAGATATTATCCGCTTTCGCCTGAAGGAAAATCAAAGTAAAGCCAAAGCTTAG